CAGAAATATGGTGCaagaaaatagttttatttcaCACAATTGTACTTTTTCTTAGACTTTTAATGGTACTATGTTGTCCCTTTTATAGGTGAGGCTTTCATACCCTACTACACTGGGCTGGCTATAGATGGCATTGTTATTCACAAGAGTATGGAGTACTTCACCAAGCCTCTTATTACTCTCACTGTATTGTCCTTAGCCAGGTGAGCCATACACACTATGCTGAAGTAAACAGGGACCacaccaaaacatttgttttcttaaagttggggttagggtttgggtccTTAATTTGAACAAAGATGAGGCAGTCACACtggctgtgttttgttaaaacCGGTAAATAcaatttttcaaatgtaattataatgtatGTTGACCCTAGctttaaatgtttgttgttgttttagattttctttcatgtcttaatataaatgtattttatattaaataaacattttcacaagattcctatGTGTTGGCATCTACACTACTTATCTGACAGTTTCTCATGTTTTGCTTCTCTACTCTAGCTCTATAGCTGTTGGGATACGAGGTGGCGTCTTTACTTTAACCATTGCCAGACTGAATCTTCGTCTGCGGAATCTTCTTTTCAAATCCTTGATGGGTCAGGAGATAGGCTTCTTTGACGCTAACCACACAGGCAAGATCTTCTCTTATTTCTTCCCTTCATAGATTCATTCTCTTCCCCTGAACAAATGACACAgtactgaaaacatttgctaaAACTTTACAAAAAGCCTGTCTTTAATGTCTTATAACATTATTATACTCTAtatagaaaaaatacattttctttttgcccTCCAGGTAACATCACCTCTCGCCTTACTTCTGATACTACTCAAGTGAGTGACCTTATCTCTCTGAATGTGAACCTTTTTCTGAGGAGTATGGTTAAGAGCATCGGGTTCTTCATCTTCATGTTTGGGATATCCTGGAAGCTTACCCTGGTCACCATCATGGGATTCCCCTTCATTGCGCTTCTCTCCAAAGTGTATGGGGAGTACTACAAGGTATTCACTCTGCAGCTTATTAGACACAAGGACGCAGGTACAGCGCAGATCCACAAACACTTCATTGGCCTTTCCGAATCAATATTTTCACAGTGACACTTGGCTGTTAACAGCTTAATTCATACAGTATTTAATAGGAATTGAAGCGTTTTAATTGATCATCCTCAGAGGCTGACCAAAGACGTCCAGACTGCCCTAGCTCAGGCCAACCAAGTGGCCGAGGAGACCATTTCAGCCATGAAGACAGTACGCAGCTTTGCAAATGAGGAGCAGGAGGCAGATACTTACAACAGCAGGCTGCTGGTCATGTTTCAGCTGAACAAGAAGCAAGCATTGGCCTATGCCCTCTACATGTGGTCCAGTAATGTAGGTATAACAGTAGCGACTATCTATAGAAGCATCGGTGTATGTAAGAATGAATTGGTCTTATCTGACTTAATTGTTTAGGAAAAGTGCAATAAACAAAGATGAATGAGGAATGTACATGCTCTGACTTACAACAGACTAAGAGTTAAGGTGCTCCCTCATCTTGCATGCCAATCTTAGGATTTTTATTGGTTCTACAAAATGTATCTGTTCTTTGGGCATATtcacaaatgtaattacaatgtgttttttatttctccaGATCTCAGAACTTGTCCTTCAAGTGGCAGTTCTCTTCTACGGTGGTCACCTGGTTGTTACAGAACAGATGAGTGGAGGGAGCCTGATATCCTTTATCATATATGAGCTGGAGCTTGGAGAGTGCCTGGAGGCAAGTCGAACTGCTTCATATACATCTCTAACTGCACACATGTATACACCCTATAAAACTGACCAACCTATATATACTTTTAGAAACCTCATATAATATTAGGGGTGACTATATTTCCTCAGGCAAAATGGCTGCTGGTGATGAAGActtacctttttttttcttttttttttttgtgtttcagagCATAGCATCAGTTTACACTGGCCTCATGCAGGGCGTGGGAGCGGCTGAGAAAGTGTTTGAGTATATTGACAGGGAGCCCAAACACCCACATGATGGGAAAGACATCCCCGACACCTGTGAAGGTCTGGTCGAGTTTAAAGATGTTACGTTTTCCTACCCAACACGGCCCGAAACCAACATTCTCAAGGTGTGTGTCAGCTGGCTATTAGAATGGGCCTCAAAATTGGATTTCAGATTAGTCAGGCagcttttgtgttgttttgtttcagtAGAAGTAAATTCCCTAGAGTAAAAACTAGTCATTACATATCTCTATATCAGTTATTCTAAAATGATACGAAATGTGTCATGTCAATATGTTCAAATTCATTGTAGGTGGTCAATTTTACTGCAGCATGCAGTAGTAAGattgagaaaaatgtaattgtgctTTTTGTGCCATTATGCCATTATCAAACTTCCTTTTTATGATTTtgtaaaattgttaaaaatagtCATTGTGCATGTATTATTTGGTTGGTTTGATTTTGTGGGCTATCCCGTTTTCAGTTTTGAAATAAATCGGTAAGACTGGAAATTCTTACTTAGGTTTCCCCTCTAAAGACTGATGCAGGTTTCTAAAATCTTCAAATAATGGAGAGTAAATATTCAGTCTctttgggaagaaaaaaaaatgtgtttgactgTTACCGTTTGGTGGTTCATTGAAACTATTTAGGATTCTAGATGTTATTAGTATATTTGGAAAGACAGACTTTATCACATGTATTTTCTACTCCTTGTCATCCTCCTCTActtttcctcctttcctccaGAGTGTGTCATTTACGTTACGGCCTGGGGAGGTGACAGCTTTGGTGGGTCCGTCTGGCAGTGGGAAGAGCTCGTGTGTGGGTCTCCTAGAGAACTTTTACCCCCCACAAAAAGGCCAGGTTCTGCTGGACGGCCGGCCAGTACACACCTATAAGCATAACATCCTCCATTCACGGGTCAATACTTGCATTGTTATTGCATTTTAACTCCTTGTTTACAATGGCATCTTTTAAAGTCATGTTCACTAAAAATCACCTTTACTACTGCCTGAGAAGTTTGCCCTGAAATCCCCATCTATTTGCCATGCTAGATCTTATAATTTGTAACCACCAGAGGGTGGCAATGTAAATATTTAGATGAAAACTGGTGAAGTCCCCATGTAGGAAGACTGAGATTTTCTGTCCCTCTGTGGTTGTTGCAGATTGCACTAGTTGGCCAGGAGCCTGTCCTGTTTGCCCGTTCTGTAGAGCAGAACATAACCTACGGCCTGACTGACATCCCCAAGGAGGCTGTGGTTCAAGCTGCCACCAAGGCAAATGCACATGACTTCATCACCGGTCTAACCCACAGCTACGACACAGGTGACATTAACCCACGGCTATGATATATGCAACATTAACCCACGGCTATGATATAGGCAACATTAACCCGCGGCCATGATATAGGCAACATTAACCCAGCGCTATGACACAGGTAACATTAACCCACGGCTATGATATAGGCAACATTAACCCATGGCTATGATATAGGCAACATTAACCCATGGCTATGATATAGGCAACATTAAACCACGGCTATGTATTAAACCACGGAAGTGTGTGTTGTGCAAAGCATCCCAAGGATCATGTTATGCAACATTAAACCATGGCTACGACACAGCTAACATTAACCCGCGGCCATGATATAGGCAACATTAACCCAGCGCTATGACACAGGTAACATTAACCCATGGCCGTGACACAGGCAACATTAACCCAAGGCCATGAAACAGGTAACATTAACCCATGCTATGACAAAGCTAACATTAACCCACGGCCATAATATAGGCAACATTAACTCAGGGCTATGACACAGCTAACATTTACCCACAGCAATGACACAGGTAACATTTACCCATAACATTTACCCAAGGCCATGACACAGGTAACATTAACCCAAGGCCATGACACAGGTAACATTAATCCAAGGCCATGAAACAGGTAACATTAATCAAAGGCCATGACACAGCTAACATTAACCCAGGGCTATCACACAGGTAATATTAACCCACAGCCATGACACAGATAACATTAATCCAAGGCCATGACACAGGTAACATTAACCCATGGCTATGACACAGGTAACATTACCCATGGCTATGACACAGGAAACATTAACCCATTGCTTGTATATGATTAAGCGTTCCCTATTTATTAAGCTCAGTAGTGCATCATAATTGTTCCTTGTTCTTCTCTTAGGTGTGGGCGAGAAGGGGACCCAGTTGTCAGGGGGGCAGAAGCAGCGGGTGGCCATTGCAAGGGCACTCATCCGCAAtccacatgttctcatcctggACGAGGCCACCAGTGCACTGGATGCAGAGAGTGAACATGTTGTAAGAAAACAAAAGGGTCAAATCAGTGTGCCGACAGCATGTTTCGCATGTTCAATCAGATCATATGTTGAGGTATATTGTGGATAATATTACAGTATAACCTGGGAAATGAAACCTCATCTGTGCTTTGATGGTAGTAGAGAGGAAGTGTTTATTGTGCAAAGTATCCCAAGGATCATGTTtcgcaataaaatgtgttctctATTAGATCAAACCTTTAGCTGCGCTGGATACAatcatatacattttctgtctcGGTCCtcttgaatttgatgccacTTTATCGCTATTTATTTTAGACTTGGCGAACCTTAAGATGCTTTTTCTGTCCCCAGGTCCAGCAAGCCCTAAACAACATCATGCGTCAGCATACTGTTCTGGTGATTGCCCACCGCCTCAGCACAGTGGAGAAAGCGGACAACATTATAGTCATTGACCGTGGCTCTGTGAAAGAGCAGGGGGGACACAGTCAACTAATGGCCAAGGGTGGCCTGTACTGCAAGCTTGTGCAAAGACAGATGCTGGGCATTGAGACAGGCACAGAAGTCCTCAACCCCCCAGAGGACAACTATTTGTGGAAGTCTGAGGGACACAGTCAGCAGAAGCAGAGAGGCGGTGATGGCAGCAGTGCCAGCGAGTCTGAATGTGAAACACCACGCTACTGAGACAGCTTCCATTGCTTTACTGGTAGCTGACACGGACTGACAGGCATTTGTGGGCATTAGTAGACTGAGGAGAGCCCCAAATTCCACTTTACTTATAAAGGGTTCAAACATCTGCACATTAGATTGAATCTGTTAAACTCAGATCTTTTTTGCTGTCCAGAAACTTTAATAATAATCACTGAGACGTTTCTGTTATTGTGAGTTGAAAGTTGTGAGTATAGGGAGTTGGTAGCACTTTTACCAGCCTTGAGGAACATGAATGTCAGACACTTTTATCATTTATCAGGGTTATTTATACAGTAgtctatttcagtcaatagttTATATATAATCTATGTCATTCTATAATTATCACAATGGTCTTTGTTTTGAACACGCAATGTACTGTACTTTGACGTTGAGACAGCTCAAGCCAAAGAGAATATTATTCATGTTATGATGTACAAAACAGTAATTGCACAGGagatatttagtttttatttcaaGGGTAACATCATCTCTGTGTAGTTTACGGGTTAGTGAGATATGTCTGTCCTTTATTTTAGACCAATGGTGTCCCCCTGATATTGTGTCGACAGTTATTTAACGCAAGCCAATGTGAAGTACAAAATCTTCAATTTGTTGTAAATGAGATTGTGTTCTTCATCAAATTACCTGGTTAAGTAAGGATATAATGTTAAATAGATCTACCGAATTACCTGAAA
This portion of the Esox lucius isolate fEsoLuc1 chromosome 13, fEsoLuc1.pri, whole genome shotgun sequence genome encodes:
- the abcb9 gene encoding ATP-binding cassette sub-family B member 9 isoform X1; translation: MGAIVVVSCILVFILVDVIVTTVLYLHGSQVAIFTDDLQNFDILHSVLDLWGTVLVRVCLLLGASVGVLWNRVDGPSRVSALWTPMLLVCLTISTFALAKLLILSEQGDLALQPWFLSLFSWTYVSAVGTVLLLKQLRRSNNGTNEERGGVGGEGSEETERLVETSGENCPEEVEDQGGEHGEKRRKKGTQDPTNSGATLCRLLAYCSKDAALLSVAFLFLLISAVCEAFIPYYTGLAIDGIVIHKSMEYFTKPLITLTVLSLASSIAVGIRGGVFTLTIARLNLRLRNLLFKSLMGQEIGFFDANHTGNITSRLTSDTTQVSDLISLNVNLFLRSMVKSIGFFIFMFGISWKLTLVTIMGFPFIALLSKVYGEYYKRLTKDVQTALAQANQVAEETISAMKTVRSFANEEQEADTYNSRLLVMFQLNKKQALAYALYMWSSNISELVLQVAVLFYGGHLVVTEQMSGGSLISFIIYELELGECLESIASVYTGLMQGVGAAEKVFEYIDREPKHPHDGKDIPDTCEGLVEFKDVTFSYPTRPETNILKSVSFTLRPGEVTALVGPSGSGKSSCVGLLENFYPPQKGQVLLDGRPVHTYKHNILHSRIALVGQEPVLFARSVEQNITYGLTDIPKEAVVQAATKANAHDFITGLTHSYDTGVGEKGTQLSGGQKQRVAIARALIRNPHVLILDEATSALDAESEHVVQQALNNIMRQHTVLVIAHRLSTVEKADNIIVIDRGSVKEQGGHSQLMAKGGLYCKLVQRQMLGIETGTEVLNPPEDNYLWKSEGHSQQKQRGGDGSSASESECETPRY
- the abcb9 gene encoding ATP-binding cassette sub-family B member 9 isoform X2 → MEYFTKPLITLTVLSLASSIAVGIRGGVFTLTIARLNLRLRNLLFKSLMGQEIGFFDANHTGNITSRLTSDTTQVSDLISLNVNLFLRSMVKSIGFFIFMFGISWKLTLVTIMGFPFIALLSKVYGEYYKRLTKDVQTALAQANQVAEETISAMKTVRSFANEEQEADTYNSRLLVMFQLNKKQALAYALYMWSSNISELVLQVAVLFYGGHLVVTEQMSGGSLISFIIYELELGECLESIASVYTGLMQGVGAAEKVFEYIDREPKHPHDGKDIPDTCEGLVEFKDVTFSYPTRPETNILKSVSFTLRPGEVTALVGPSGSGKSSCVGLLENFYPPQKGQVLLDGRPVHTYKHNILHSRIALVGQEPVLFARSVEQNITYGLTDIPKEAVVQAATKANAHDFITGLTHSYDTGVGEKGTQLSGGQKQRVAIARALIRNPHVLILDEATSALDAESEHVVQQALNNIMRQHTVLVIAHRLSTVEKADNIIVIDRGSVKEQGGHSQLMAKGGLYCKLVQRQMLGIETGTEVLNPPEDNYLWKSEGHSQQKQRGGDGSSASESECETPRY